Sequence from the Candidatus Dependentiae bacterium genome:
ATTTTTTTTATATTGTGCTTATAAAACAGATAGAAAGCTCTTTGCTTGCGGGGTAGAAAACGATATACTAGTGCCATATTAAGAACATATAGTAATAAAAGGTGTGTGCCCTATGAGAAAAAAATTTACGGGAGTTTTGTTGTGCCTTTCGTTGTTGTGTGTGATGGTGCAAAAAATATGCGCAGATTCATTTTCTGATTCGCATACTGTCAAGCAAGTAGCGCTTATTGTGGCGAGCTTAGGTATCACGTGTGGTGGTACTTATTTGATAAGTAAAACTTCAAAAGGTATTCTAAATAAAGTGTGCAGCTTGGTTGGTGGTTCTGCGATGATTGTAGCTGGACTTGCTGGAATTGTATTAAGTGATGCATTGTTAGATTCTATTCAAGAGGTACTTGAAAAGGCTACTGAGTCAAGTGATTTGTAATATATCGGGATATTAATGAGTAAAAAATGGTATGTCACCACACCAATTTATTATGTAACTGCAAAACCACATTTGGGTTCTTTATATTCAACATTGTTGGCTGATGTGATAGCACGCTGGAAAAAATTACAGGGTCGAGAAGTATTTTTTTTAACTGGTACAGACGAGCATGGGCAAAAAGTTGCGCAAGCAGCAGAGCAAGCAGGTAAAGAACCAAAAGAGTTTATTGATGGTTTTATTGGTGCATACAAGGATGCATGGCATAAATATGGCATCGAATATTCTTATTTTATTCGTACTACTGATGATTATCATGTAAAAGCAGTGCAACAATGGCTCAAATACTTACAAGAAAAAGGTTCCATTTATAAAGGCGAGTATACAGGCTGGTATTGTACACCATGTGAAACATTTATAACATCTCAAGAAGATAGTCCGTTATGTTCTTCATGTGGGCGGCCAACTGAGTATGTTACAGAAGAGACCTACTTTTTTAAACTCTCTGTATACCAAGATAAATTACTCAAATTTTACAAGGATAATCCAAACTTTATCGTGCCAAAAGCACGCGCGAATGAAGTCATTAATTTTGTGAAAGAGGGCTTAAAAGACTTAAGTATTTCTCGTACAACTGTGACATGGGGAATTCCATTTCCTGATGATGAAAAACATGTTTCATATGTGTGGGCTGATGCATTGAATAATTATATTACTGCTGTTGGATATGGTAATAAATATCGCCAAAGTGATTTCCAAAAATGGTGGCCTGCAGATACGCATGTAATGGGTAAAGACATTGTACGTTTTCATGCCGTTTATTGGCCAGCATTTTTACTTGCTTCTGGTTTACCATTGCCAAAACAACTTCTGGTGCATGGGTGGATTAAAACAAATAATAAAAAAATGTCTAAATCGTTGGGTAATGTTGTTGATCCAATGGAATTGTATACTACCTATGGTCCAGATCAGGTGCGTTACTATTTATTACGCCATATGGCAATTACACAAGATGGTGATTTTACCATTAAGCATCTTGAAGAAGTGATTACAACTGATCTAGCAAATAATCTGGGTAATTTATTAAATCGTACTATTGCATTAGCAGAAAAAAATCAAGTGTTTGATATTAAAGCACCTGAAGTTTGGCATAAAGGTGCCATTGACTTGCGTGATGAATGTTTGAATATGCTAGAAGATGTGCATGAATATATGGATGAGTATTTATTCCATATGGCGCTTGCTCGTGCTGCTAAGTATATTAGTAGTGTCAATGCGTATTTTCATTTGCAGGAACCGTGGAAGCTGGCAAAAATAGACAAGGATTTGTTTAATGAAGCTTTAAGTGCGGTGTGCCATTCATTGTATGTTGTTGCTATTATTCTGTGGCCGACGATGCCGCACAAGATGCCTGAGTTGCTAAAAGCTCTTGGTTCTGCGTTTGATTTGAGAAATAATACAATAGAGAAACTTGAGCTTGGTATGTGGAATAAGGAATTTATGTTACATAAAACTGAAGAGCCATTATTTATAAAGCCTTACTCCACTGAAGCTACGAAGGACAGGCCCAATTATGAAGGAAAAACAGAAGAAAAAAAGTCTTTTGGATTGAGTAATGAGAATGTCATTGATATTAAAGACTTTGCAAAAGTACATCTTGTGGTTGGTACAATTATGAAATGTGAGATTGTAGAAAAATCAGAAAAATTATTAAAACTGACTGTGAATTGTGGCCAGTATGGTGTGCGTCAAATTCTTTCTGGTGTTCGTAAATATTTTATGCCGGAAGACATGATCAATAAACAAGGTGTTTTTGTGGTGAACCTAAAACCGCGCAAAATGATGGACATGATTTCAGAGGGTATGATGTTGCTTGCCGATGATGGCCGAGGTAATTTGCAAATGATGATGCCGGGTAACCCTGTACCTAATGGAACACAACTAAAATAACATTTTTCCTACGGTTCAAGAAGTTTTTTGATGGATGATTTAGTACGGTACTAGACAAATAGTTTGCTGGGCAGTAGCCTCAAGCGATTATGATAGAAGAAATTGTTTATTATGTCAGACGCATCAATTCTTTAGGCTTACAACAATCCGCAGTTCGTACTGTTAGAAAAATAAAAGAGTCATATCTTAGATCCTATTGGCGAAAAAAAGCTTACAATGGAACAGCTGCGTACACATGGCAAGATATTACAAAAAAACATGTTTACACACAAAGCTTTGATCAGTTTTGTATTGAACAAAAAAGGCATCAGCTTTCTTTTTTACCTGAGCTGTATAAATATGTTCCGGATAAACAGATTGTTGCTGATGCGGATTTGTTTGTGCAAAATTGTTTTGATGTGCTTGGTTCAGGTATGCAATATTTTACAACGATACCATGGCATACTGATTTTAGATTAAAAGCGCAACATAAAAAGAGTGGTGATCTACAACATTTTGATTTTTACCAATTTGACAAAAATATTTTTTATCAAGATCGTCCAAATCTTATTCTTAATTCTAATCAATCTATAGATAGGTTATCAAAAGATATAAAGGTACCCTGGGAACTTTCTCGTTGTTATCATTTTTTTGTTTTGGGGCGTGTGTATGAATTAACTGGCGAGCAAAAATATGCCGATAGTTTTTATGCACAGATTCATGATTGGATAGAGCATAATCCTTATTTGTTTGGTATTAATTGGATGTGCCCTATGGAAGTAGGATTGCGATCGGTTAACTGGGTTATTGCGTCGTATTACTTTTTCCCAACAAAGCAAATTACTGAATCTTTGTACAATCACTTGATTTATCTAGAAAATAATTGGGAGCTGTATGATGGGCGCACATCAAATCATTATCTTTCAAATTTGATTGGTTACTTTTATTTGTGTTGGTTCTTTCAAGATCTGATTGGCGTAGAAAAAAAGCGTGATTGGTGTTATTCAGAATTTTTACGCGAATGGGATAAACAAGTTTTTGATGAGGGGACTGATTATGAGGGTTCTACTGCATATCACCGATTTATAATCGAAATGTTTTATCATTTTTATTTATTGTGCAGAGCATTTAAACTTGAGTTACCAAAATCATATCAAGAAAAATTAATGCGAATGTTTCAATTTATTGAGTGGTGTACACCGTATGATGGTACATTGATAACAATTGGTGATGATGATTCTGGAAAAGTGTTGTTTTATGGACTAGGGGGGCTTATTCCATCGAAAAAATATTGTATTAATATGTCTGGTGTTTTTT
This genomic interval carries:
- a CDS encoding heparinase II/III family protein; protein product: MIEEIVYYVRRINSLGLQQSAVRTVRKIKESYLRSYWRKKAYNGTAAYTWQDITKKHVYTQSFDQFCIEQKRHQLSFLPELYKYVPDKQIVADADLFVQNCFDVLGSGMQYFTTIPWHTDFRLKAQHKKSGDLQHFDFYQFDKNIFYQDRPNLILNSNQSIDRLSKDIKVPWELSRCYHFFVLGRVYELTGEQKYADSFYAQIHDWIEHNPYLFGINWMCPMEVGLRSVNWVIASYYFFPTKQITESLYNHLIYLENNWELYDGRTSNHYLSNLIGYFYLCWFFQDLIGVEKKRDWCYSEFLREWDKQVFDEGTDYEGSTAYHRFIIEMFYHFYLLCRAFKLELPKSYQEKLMRMFQFIEWCTPYDGTLITIGDDDSGKVLFYGLGGLIPSKKYCINMSGVFSDVASEKSKYQRAKLEEVKHYQKFGLSIIKTKKWHITLRQHAYQKKQPNGHYHADVGSITVAINGMQLFIDPGSYVYTPSVYWRNYFRSYVHHNTFFLNNEPIAVDEKLFVLPISENKWRPEKNRNNLEIMCMHDLYQRRGIQMKRNVQLDKENNQLIINDFCSLQGKDTKKTDVSKTYLVYWNFVVGLEIKVEKKVKDLFFFHKNTLLAILHCAGLDFEISDAWVAPHYGTKIRTVGLRSSKDLGVEDSVTIVIEAIKKII
- the metG gene encoding methionine--tRNA ligase; translated protein: MSKKWYVTTPIYYVTAKPHLGSLYSTLLADVIARWKKLQGREVFFLTGTDEHGQKVAQAAEQAGKEPKEFIDGFIGAYKDAWHKYGIEYSYFIRTTDDYHVKAVQQWLKYLQEKGSIYKGEYTGWYCTPCETFITSQEDSPLCSSCGRPTEYVTEETYFFKLSVYQDKLLKFYKDNPNFIVPKARANEVINFVKEGLKDLSISRTTVTWGIPFPDDEKHVSYVWADALNNYITAVGYGNKYRQSDFQKWWPADTHVMGKDIVRFHAVYWPAFLLASGLPLPKQLLVHGWIKTNNKKMSKSLGNVVDPMELYTTYGPDQVRYYLLRHMAITQDGDFTIKHLEEVITTDLANNLGNLLNRTIALAEKNQVFDIKAPEVWHKGAIDLRDECLNMLEDVHEYMDEYLFHMALARAAKYISSVNAYFHLQEPWKLAKIDKDLFNEALSAVCHSLYVVAIILWPTMPHKMPELLKALGSAFDLRNNTIEKLELGMWNKEFMLHKTEEPLFIKPYSTEATKDRPNYEGKTEEKKSFGLSNENVIDIKDFAKVHLVVGTIMKCEIVEKSEKLLKLTVNCGQYGVRQILSGVRKYFMPEDMINKQGVFVVNLKPRKMMDMISEGMMLLADDGRGNLQMMMPGNPVPNGTQLK